One window from the genome of Caldibacillus debilis DSM 16016 encodes:
- a CDS encoding LacI family DNA-binding transcriptional regulator — protein sequence MKDLVTINEIAKLANVSRTTVSRVLNNSGYVSDEARARVLKVIEETGYVPSHQAKSLRTKQTKVVGVILPKISTGTSSRVVMGMDEVFSERGYQILLANTNLQREKEIEFLNLLKSRRVDGIILLATNIDEKLVKEIENIDIPFVAVGQEIPHCSYVVHDDYNAAKTITNKLIEKGRKHIAFIGVYESDYAVGVLRKRGYIDALKEHDLAIEPSLIAVCDFKLESGYKAMEEIMMNAPVFPDGVFAATHRLAIGAMQYLKEKNVKIPDEISVASIGDSDLSKIYSPALTTIDYEYEEAGRKAAEILLRQIEEKNKEQQKITLGYRLIERDSI from the coding sequence ATGAAAGATTTGGTTACGATCAATGAAATAGCCAAATTAGCCAATGTTTCCCGGACCACCGTTTCCCGGGTCTTAAACAATTCCGGTTATGTCAGCGATGAAGCGAGAGCAAGAGTCCTGAAGGTGATTGAAGAAACCGGCTACGTCCCCAGCCATCAGGCAAAATCATTAAGGACAAAGCAAACAAAAGTTGTCGGCGTAATTTTGCCGAAAATCAGCACAGGAACTTCCAGCCGCGTCGTTATGGGGATGGATGAAGTTTTTTCTGAAAGAGGCTATCAAATTTTATTGGCGAATACAAATTTGCAAAGGGAAAAGGAAATCGAATTTCTGAATTTGCTGAAAAGCAGGCGTGTCGACGGAATTATTTTGTTGGCCACAAATATTGATGAGAAGTTGGTGAAAGAAATCGAAAATATCGATATTCCTTTTGTTGCAGTCGGCCAAGAAATCCCTCATTGTTCCTATGTTGTTCATGATGACTATAACGCGGCCAAAACGATCACAAATAAATTGATCGAAAAAGGGCGGAAACATATTGCATTTATCGGGGTGTATGAATCGGATTATGCGGTCGGCGTGTTAAGAAAACGAGGCTATATTGATGCACTAAAGGAACATGATCTGGCCATCGAACCTTCCCTCATCGCCGTTTGTGATTTTAAGCTTGAATCCGGGTACAAAGCCATGGAAGAAATAATGATGAATGCTCCTGTTTTTCCTGATGGCGTGTTTGCCGCTACCCATCGCTTGGCGATCGGCGCCATGCAATATTTAAAAGAAAAAAACGTGAAAATTCCTGATGAGATCAGCGTGGCAAGCATCGGCGATTCGGATTTGTCGAAAATCTACTCTCCTGCATTAACAACGATCGATTATGAATATGAAGAAGCCGGAAGAAAGGCGGCAGAAATCCTTCTCCGGCAAATTGAAGAAAAAAATAAAGAACAACAAAAAATTACATTAGGATATAGACTAATTGAAAGGGATAGTATATAA
- a CDS encoding sucrose-specific PTS transporter subunit IIBC: MSDNKQIAKEILEAVGGNDNIISAAHCATRLRLMIKDKEKIDQEKVENISKVKGAFFNSGQYQIILGTGTVNRIYEEVIKLGVSGRTKSEQSSEAAKSGNAFQRAVRTFGDVFVPIIPALVATGLFMGLRGLVMQEQILALFGLSPDNISDNFILFTQVLTDTAFVFLPALVAWSTFRVFGGTPLIGLVLGLMLVSPSLPNAWSVAGGDVEPIRFFGFIPVVGYQGSILPAFIAGIIGAKLEQNIRKRVPEVLDLILTPFLTLLIMITLALFVIGPVFHIAEEYILDATVFLLSLPFGLSGLIIGTINQVIVVTGVHHIFNMLEIQLLEQFKNNPYNAIITCSIAAQGGAALAVGLKTKAAKLKALSLSSSLSAFLGITEPAIFGVNLRYGKPFIMGLIGGGVGGFLASILGLKATGMAITVIPGTLLYLNGQIIPYIFINLVAIGTAFILTWLFGFSDKMLADNKR; the protein is encoded by the coding sequence ATGTCGGATAACAAACAAATTGCCAAGGAGATTCTTGAAGCGGTCGGCGGCAACGACAATATTATTTCCGCCGCCCATTGCGCCACCCGTTTAAGATTGATGATTAAAGACAAAGAAAAAATCGATCAGGAAAAAGTAGAGAATATTTCCAAGGTTAAAGGAGCATTTTTTAATTCTGGCCAATACCAAATCATTTTAGGGACCGGGACCGTTAATCGCATTTATGAGGAAGTAATCAAATTGGGTGTCAGCGGCAGAACGAAATCAGAACAAAGCAGTGAAGCGGCAAAAAGCGGCAACGCGTTTCAGCGCGCCGTTCGCACCTTTGGCGATGTGTTTGTGCCAATTATCCCGGCGCTCGTTGCAACCGGATTGTTTATGGGACTCCGCGGTTTGGTTATGCAAGAACAAATATTGGCTTTATTCGGGTTATCCCCTGATAATATATCGGATAATTTTATTTTGTTCACACAAGTTCTGACGGATACCGCCTTTGTCTTTTTGCCGGCATTGGTTGCCTGGTCAACATTCCGCGTGTTCGGCGGTACTCCCTTGATCGGTCTTGTTTTGGGTCTTATGTTGGTCAGCCCGTCCCTTCCTAACGCATGGAGCGTTGCAGGCGGCGATGTCGAACCTATCCGATTTTTCGGTTTTATTCCGGTGGTAGGTTATCAAGGATCCATCCTCCCCGCTTTTATCGCCGGTATTATCGGAGCGAAATTGGAACAAAACATCCGCAAACGCGTTCCGGAAGTGTTAGATTTAATTTTAACCCCGTTTTTAACGCTATTAATTATGATCACTTTAGCGCTGTTTGTGATCGGACCGGTATTTCATATTGCCGAAGAATACATCTTGGATGCAACGGTCTTCCTGTTATCCCTTCCGTTCGGACTTAGCGGATTAATTATCGGGACAATCAATCAAGTGATTGTTGTAACGGGCGTACATCATATCTTTAATATGCTGGAAATTCAATTATTGGAACAATTTAAAAACAATCCGTATAATGCCATCATTACCTGTTCCATTGCGGCACAAGGCGGCGCCGCGTTGGCAGTGGGATTGAAAACGAAGGCAGCCAAATTGAAAGCACTGTCGTTGTCTTCTTCCTTATCGGCATTTTTAGGAATCACCGAACCGGCAATTTTCGGTGTCAATCTCCGCTATGGCAAACCTTTTATAATGGGCCTGATCGGCGGTGGAGTGGGAGGATTTTTGGCCTCGATACTCGGCTTGAAAGCGACGGGCATGGCCATTACTGTCATTCCGGGAACATTGCTTTATTTAAACGGACAAATTATTCCGTATATTTTCATCAACTTAGTGGCTATCGGAACGGCCTTCATCTTAACTTGGCTTTTTGGGTTTTCCGATAAAATGCTCGCGGATAACAAGCGGTAA
- a CDS encoding glycoside hydrolase family 32 protein: MTKERQLLEMINRIKSNDGPYTHSDPYRPAYHLSPPFGLMNDPNGLLYFKGRFHVFFQWNPFGTDHSTKVWGHFSSTDLLHWEGHPPALVPGEWYDRNGCYSGSAIEHDGKMYLFYTGNVKKLNGERESYQCLAISEDGIHFEKKGPILHVPKGYTSHFRDPKVWRHNDHWYMVLGAQSDAFQGRAVLFSSTDFCHWQMLGPIAGSHWNHSGDLGYMWECPDFFHLQGKDILLFCPQGLEPKGMNYNNLYQSGYLAGRWIPGTNHYEHGEFRELDRGFDFYAPQTFVDPKMRRILIAWMGMGDENERYHPTVEKGWIHALTLPRELKVIGDHLYQTPIDEIQNLRRGEPIRLHIDMNRDHSEYSATISPHSEIIVHVHSLTSGPLEITIRNNIQFSYDTDHGIFTLRRKKFNGNQYESRQCMIGKLSKLQIFLDSSSVEVFINDGQEVFTARFFADPEDHSFLIASDSQATVDLQIYSLLASYPVFR, encoded by the coding sequence ATGACGAAGGAAAGGCAATTGCTCGAGATGATCAATCGAATCAAAAGCAATGACGGGCCGTATACCCATTCTGATCCCTACCGACCGGCGTATCATTTATCCCCTCCATTCGGTTTGATGAACGATCCGAACGGCCTCTTATACTTTAAGGGGAGATTTCACGTTTTTTTCCAATGGAACCCTTTCGGGACGGATCATAGTACGAAAGTTTGGGGACATTTCTCCTCTACAGATTTATTGCATTGGGAAGGGCATCCCCCCGCTTTGGTCCCAGGTGAATGGTATGACAGGAACGGCTGTTATTCCGGTTCTGCCATCGAACATGATGGCAAGATGTACCTTTTTTACACGGGAAATGTGAAAAAATTAAACGGGGAACGCGAATCGTATCAATGTTTGGCCATTTCCGAGGACGGCATCCATTTTGAAAAAAAGGGACCCATTCTCCATGTGCCAAAAGGATATACTTCCCATTTTCGCGACCCAAAAGTATGGCGGCACAATGATCATTGGTACATGGTTCTTGGCGCGCAAAGCGATGCTTTCCAGGGAAGAGCGGTTTTATTTTCCTCAACGGATTTCTGTCATTGGCAAATGTTAGGCCCTATAGCAGGCAGTCATTGGAATCATTCGGGAGATCTCGGCTATATGTGGGAATGTCCCGATTTTTTCCATCTCCAAGGGAAGGACATCCTTTTGTTTTGCCCGCAAGGACTGGAACCTAAAGGCATGAATTACAATAATCTTTATCAATCCGGATATTTGGCGGGCAGGTGGATTCCAGGCACAAATCATTATGAGCACGGTGAATTTAGGGAACTGGACCGCGGCTTTGATTTTTATGCGCCGCAAACGTTCGTTGATCCCAAAATGAGAAGAATTTTAATCGCATGGATGGGAATGGGTGACGAAAACGAACGGTATCATCCGACCGTTGAAAAAGGGTGGATTCATGCCCTGACCCTCCCCAGAGAACTGAAAGTCATCGGCGATCATTTATATCAAACCCCGATCGATGAGATACAAAATTTAAGGCGCGGCGAGCCGATTCGGTTGCATATCGATATGAACAGGGATCATAGCGAATACTCGGCCACGATAAGCCCCCATTCTGAAATAATTGTTCATGTGCATTCATTAACAAGCGGGCCGTTGGAAATAACCATCCGAAACAATATTCAATTCAGCTATGACACAGATCATGGAATTTTCACCTTAAGGCGGAAAAAATTTAACGGAAATCAATACGAAAGCAGACAATGCATGATCGGTAAACTGAGCAAATTGCAGATTTTTCTTGATTCCTCTTCCGTCGAGGTCTTTATCAATGACGGGCAAGAAGTTTTCACGGCTCGCTTTTTTGCGGATCCGGAAGATCATTCCTTCCTGATTGCATCGGATTCTCAAGCGACGGTAGATTTGCAAATCTATTCATTGCTCGCTTCCTATCCCGTTTTTCGATAA
- a CDS encoding Hsp20/alpha crystallin family protein, with the protein MFDLIPRKHYEDTFKKMLKAMNEFFDEPFDSLLGNEPHSFRTDIIEKDDAYYVEAELPGFTKDDIQVEIENNYLTIRAKREEKNEAKDENRRFIRQERRYGEYVRRFYVDNINEQDIKAKLENGVLKLEIPKYQPEKSKKKQIPIE; encoded by the coding sequence ATGTTCGACTTGATCCCGCGAAAACATTATGAAGACACCTTTAAAAAAATGTTGAAGGCGATGAACGAATTTTTTGACGAACCTTTTGACAGCCTCTTGGGAAATGAGCCCCACAGTTTCCGGACCGACATCATCGAAAAAGACGACGCCTATTATGTGGAAGCGGAATTGCCCGGATTTACGAAAGATGACATTCAAGTGGAAATCGAAAACAATTATTTGACCATCCGCGCCAAAAGGGAAGAAAAGAACGAGGCAAAGGACGAGAACCGGCGCTTCATCCGCCAAGAACGGCGATACGGCGAATACGTCCGCCGGTTTTATGTGGACAACATCAACGAGCAGGACATTAAAGCCAAGTTGGAAAACGGGGTTTTGAAATTGGAAATTCCGAAATATCAACCGGAAAAATCGAAAAAGAAACAAATTCCCATCGAATGA
- a CDS encoding NisI/SpaI family lantibiotic immunity lipoprotein: MKRNFSLFLLLFMALLFLGACSTLNDLKQTAEKNLAIDRTLPKYQLNKENFKEISNQGKTYVIQDSTVDRERLQEPIGKVAESVTINEHNELLSKEELRKIQILPKENEEKRFHFNFGWVYRIKNTSPDEEVAVVVNHEYRLAKIKK, translated from the coding sequence TTGAAAAGAAATTTTTCCCTATTTCTCCTTTTGTTCATGGCCCTGCTCTTTCTGGGGGCATGTTCAACGTTGAACGATTTAAAACAAACGGCCGAAAAAAATCTGGCGATTGACCGGACATTGCCGAAATATCAATTAAACAAGGAAAATTTTAAGGAAATAAGCAATCAAGGCAAGACGTATGTGATCCAGGATTCCACGGTGGACCGCGAGCGATTGCAGGAACCCATCGGGAAGGTAGCAGAAAGCGTTACCATCAATGAACATAATGAGCTATTAAGCAAGGAAGAACTGAGGAAAATTCAAATCTTGCCGAAAGAAAATGAAGAGAAAAGATTCCACTTCAATTTTGGCTGGGTGTACCGCATAAAAAATACAAGCCCGGACGAAGAAGTGGCGGTCGTCGTGAATCATGAATACCGGCTCGCGAAAATCAAAAAATGA
- a CDS encoding VOC family protein gives MLHHIEIYVSDLAKSTEFWNWFLTELGYEPYQKWESGISWKYGHTYIVFVQVKERYKDIPYHRCRVGLNHLAFHARSKEQVDEITEKLQEKGINILYLDRHPYAGGEGYYAVYFEDPDRIKVELVAPSDHSAPAVPPDDGGASGRL, from the coding sequence TTGCTCCATCATATTGAAATCTATGTCTCCGATCTGGCGAAATCAACCGAATTTTGGAATTGGTTTTTGACGGAGCTCGGTTATGAACCGTATCAGAAGTGGGAGTCCGGCATCAGTTGGAAATATGGCCATACGTACATCGTTTTCGTTCAAGTGAAGGAACGATATAAGGATATCCCTTACCACCGTTGCAGGGTCGGACTCAATCATCTGGCTTTTCATGCCAGATCGAAAGAGCAGGTGGATGAAATAACGGAAAAATTGCAGGAAAAAGGGATAAACATTCTCTACCTTGACAGACACCCTTATGCCGGAGGGGAAGGCTATTACGCCGTCTATTTTGAAGATCCCGACCGGATAAAAGTCGAGCTGGTGGCCCCTTCCGATCATTCCGCTCCGGCCGTCCCGCCGGACGACGGCGGAGCATCGGGCCGTCTGTAG
- a CDS encoding SDR family oxidoreductase yields MKVLLIGANGKVGRQVVDMLQGHERHTVRAMVRKPEQWEALRNKGIEVVLADLEGTVDEIAEAARGCDAIVFSAGSGGHTGPDKTLLVDLDGAVKAMEAAEKIGIKRFVIVSTFQAHNRENWPEDLKPYYVAKHYADRMLMNSGLNYTIIRPGYLRDETGTGLVTAAENLKGGSIPREDVARTIVQTLDEPNTYRKAFDLMAGDTPIAEALKSLR; encoded by the coding sequence ATGAAAGTGTTGCTCATAGGCGCCAACGGAAAGGTCGGCCGGCAAGTGGTGGACATGCTCCAAGGGCACGAACGGCACACCGTGCGTGCGATGGTCCGGAAACCGGAGCAATGGGAGGCATTGCGGAACAAGGGAATTGAAGTGGTACTCGCCGATCTGGAAGGGACAGTCGATGAAATCGCCGAGGCGGCCAGAGGCTGCGATGCGATCGTATTTTCCGCCGGTTCGGGCGGACACACGGGCCCGGATAAAACGTTGCTTGTCGATCTGGACGGGGCGGTTAAAGCGATGGAAGCCGCGGAAAAAATCGGAATTAAACGTTTTGTCATCGTAAGCACCTTCCAAGCCCACAACCGGGAAAACTGGCCGGAAGACCTGAAGCCCTATTATGTCGCCAAACATTATGCCGATCGGATGCTGATGAACAGCGGTTTGAATTATACCATTATCCGGCCCGGTTATCTCCGCGATGAAACAGGCACCGGATTGGTTACCGCGGCGGAAAACTTGAAGGGCGGGAGCATTCCCCGCGAAGATGTGGCAAGGACGATCGTTCAAACCCTCGACGAACCGAACACGTACAGAAAGGCCTTCGATTTGATGGCTGGGGATACGCCGATCGCGGAAGCATTGAAATCGCTGCGCTGA
- a CDS encoding LLM class oxidoreductase: MEKFKNHNGYSRMYQENKLTLGLFFPIESYTGDIPEMDIEKQMKLAKRAEELNFAALFVRDVPLRDPNFGDVGQIYDPFAFLGYLAANTKKIALGTGSIILTLRHTLHVAKAAASIDRLSGERLILGVATGDRPIEFPAFAVNPDDRGELFRESVAVIRRVWREHFPTIDTARVHMTSGDLLPKPKLSEIPMMVTGHSGQSPEWIAEHSDGWIYYPRGLKFQKALIENWRSLTGEFKPFTQSLYIDLTEDPDHAPEPIHLGFRTGRNFVIEFLAALQDAGVNHVIINLKYGHRPVDEVLEELGEFVLPHFPALT, encoded by the coding sequence ATGGAAAAGTTCAAAAATCACAACGGGTATTCACGCATGTATCAGGAAAACAAACTGACTTTAGGATTGTTCTTTCCGATCGAATCCTATACGGGCGATATCCCGGAGATGGATATCGAAAAGCAAATGAAGTTGGCCAAACGGGCGGAAGAACTGAATTTCGCCGCATTGTTTGTGCGGGATGTGCCGCTCCGCGACCCCAATTTCGGCGATGTGGGGCAAATCTATGACCCCTTTGCGTTTTTGGGGTATCTTGCCGCCAACACCAAAAAAATCGCCTTGGGGACGGGGAGCATCATTTTAACGCTGCGCCACACCCTCCATGTCGCGAAGGCGGCGGCTTCGATTGACCGGTTATCCGGGGAACGGCTGATTCTCGGTGTCGCAACGGGCGACCGCCCGATCGAGTTTCCGGCCTTCGCCGTGAATCCGGATGACCGGGGCGAGCTGTTCCGGGAATCGGTGGCGGTCATCAGAAGAGTGTGGCGGGAGCATTTTCCGACGATCGACACCGCACGGGTGCACATGACAAGCGGAGATTTGCTGCCGAAACCGAAATTGTCGGAGATCCCGATGATGGTGACCGGCCACAGCGGACAGTCGCCGGAATGGATTGCAGAACACAGCGACGGGTGGATCTACTATCCGCGCGGGCTGAAATTCCAAAAGGCATTGATCGAAAATTGGCGTTCGTTGACCGGGGAATTCAAGCCCTTTACCCAATCGCTGTATATTGATTTGACGGAAGATCCCGATCATGCGCCGGAACCGATTCATCTCGGCTTCCGCACGGGGCGGAATTTCGTAATCGAATTTCTTGCCGCTTTGCAGGATGCGGGCGTGAACCATGTCATTATCAATTTAAAATATGGGCACCGTCCCGTAGATGAAGTGCTCGAAGAATTGGGCGAGTTTGTGCTTCCGCATTTTCCGGCTTTGACATGA
- the mnmA gene encoding tRNA 2-thiouridine(34) synthase MnmA: MMKKRVVVGMSGGVDSSVAAYLLKQEGYEVIGVFMKNWDDANDDGVCTATEDFEDVKRVANQLGIPYYSVNFEKEYWDRVFTYFMDELKRGRTPNPDVLCNTEIKFKAFVDYALSLDADYIATGHYARISRENGQITLLRGKDRNKDQTYFLAQLTEKHLARVLFPLGGLTKDEVRKIARELGLVTANKKDSTGICFIGERNFKRFLKNFLPAQPGEIRSLDGEVLGTHDGLMYYTIGQRKGLGIGGKGTGEPWYVVDKDLENNVLLVAQGKNHPALFSAGLIASDVSFINGDLRPRTFACAAKFRYRQEDQRVTVHVRPDGTALVEFEKPVKAVTPGQVAVFYDGEVCLGSAVIDEVIKMDVSTVPAAS; the protein is encoded by the coding sequence ATGATGAAAAAGCGGGTTGTCGTCGGAATGTCCGGCGGCGTCGATTCCTCCGTGGCCGCATACCTGCTGAAGCAAGAAGGATATGAAGTGATCGGCGTCTTTATGAAAAATTGGGACGATGCCAATGACGACGGGGTATGTACGGCCACGGAAGATTTCGAAGACGTGAAGCGGGTCGCCAATCAACTCGGGATCCCTTACTATAGCGTGAACTTTGAAAAAGAATATTGGGACCGGGTATTTACCTACTTTATGGATGAACTGAAGCGGGGGCGGACCCCCAATCCGGACGTATTATGCAATACCGAAATCAAGTTTAAAGCCTTTGTCGATTACGCCCTTTCGCTGGACGCCGATTATATCGCGACGGGCCATTATGCCAGAATCAGCAGGGAGAACGGCCAAATCACCCTGTTGCGCGGAAAAGACCGGAACAAGGATCAGACCTATTTTCTCGCCCAATTGACGGAAAAGCATTTGGCGAGAGTCCTCTTTCCCCTCGGCGGTCTGACGAAGGATGAAGTGCGGAAGATCGCCCGAGAATTGGGCCTCGTGACCGCCAATAAAAAAGACAGTACGGGAATCTGCTTTATCGGGGAAAGGAATTTTAAAAGGTTTTTGAAGAATTTTTTGCCGGCACAGCCCGGCGAAATCCGTTCGCTGGACGGAGAAGTGCTGGGTACCCACGACGGGCTGATGTACTACACGATCGGCCAACGGAAGGGGCTTGGAATCGGCGGGAAAGGTACGGGCGAACCTTGGTATGTCGTCGATAAAGATTTGGAAAACAACGTGTTGCTTGTCGCCCAAGGGAAAAATCACCCCGCCCTGTTTTCCGCGGGCCTTATCGCATCTGATGTCAGCTTCATTAACGGGGATCTTCGCCCGCGTACATTTGCCTGCGCGGCCAAATTCAGATACCGTCAGGAAGATCAAAGGGTAACCGTCCATGTCCGTCCGGATGGGACGGCCCTTGTGGAATTCGAAAAACCGGTAAAGGCCGTCACTCCCGGACAAGTCGCGGTATTTTATGACGGTGAAGTTTGCCTTGGCAGCGCGGTGATTGACGAAGTGATCAAAATGGATGTTTCAACGGTTCCTGCCGCATCATGA
- a CDS encoding RrF2 family transcriptional regulator encodes MNSDFSVAVHCVAFLAEKRNQRVTSEDIAQSVSVHPARLRKILSILRKENLIASKEGAKGGFTLSDPPERITLDKIFKITSEETLVPKCPDSNENCPIGRNLSNILIRVCHNAEQHFLNYLKGVTIQDIIDEINRSEGSV; translated from the coding sequence ATGAATAGCGATTTTTCCGTTGCCGTTCACTGCGTTGCGTTTCTCGCCGAAAAGCGGAACCAGCGGGTGACCAGCGAAGACATTGCCCAAAGCGTTTCGGTCCATCCGGCACGGTTGAGAAAAATTTTGAGCATATTGCGAAAGGAAAATTTGATCGCCTCGAAAGAAGGGGCGAAAGGCGGATTCACCTTAAGCGATCCGCCCGAGCGGATTACGCTGGATAAAATCTTTAAGATCACCAGTGAAGAAACGCTTGTGCCGAAATGTCCGGACTCCAATGAGAATTGTCCGATCGGCAGAAACCTGTCCAATATCCTCATCCGCGTTTGCCATAATGCGGAACAACATTTTTTAAACTATTTAAAAGGCGTGACGATCCAAGATATCATCGATGAAATCAACCGCAGCGAGGGTTCCGTTTGA
- the efeO gene encoding iron uptake system protein EfeO, whose product MRRYKWPVLLLLASGLLFGCSNTDKSSTEPNKKEPAQESGQADLSQVTADYREYATAEIEEFVKKTEEFANAVIAGDVERAKELYAPARMHYERSEPIAEAFADLDPKIDAREGDVPDSEWRGYHRIEKGLWVENTTKGYEKYAEQLIKDAKLLRAKVETVEVTPDLLITGAVDLLNEVSTSKVTGEEDRYSHTDLYDFVANVQGAEKIYELLSPALKEKDEALAKEIEQRFDAVYGLLNKYKKGEGYISYTELSKEQVKELSQAINELAEPLSKLGIVLEG is encoded by the coding sequence ATGAGACGCTATAAATGGCCTGTCCTGTTGCTTTTGGCAAGCGGCCTGCTGTTTGGCTGTTCGAATACGGATAAAAGTTCAACGGAACCGAATAAAAAGGAGCCGGCGCAAGAAAGCGGCCAAGCCGATTTAAGCCAAGTAACGGCAGATTACCGCGAGTACGCGACCGCCGAGATCGAAGAATTTGTGAAGAAAACTGAAGAATTCGCCAATGCGGTGATTGCCGGGGATGTGGAAAGAGCGAAAGAGCTTTACGCCCCCGCCCGCATGCATTACGAGCGCTCCGAACCGATCGCCGAGGCGTTTGCGGATCTGGATCCGAAGATTGACGCCCGCGAAGGCGATGTCCCCGATTCCGAATGGCGCGGTTATCACCGGATCGAAAAAGGGCTGTGGGTGGAAAACACGACCAAGGGCTATGAAAAATATGCGGAGCAGCTGATCAAAGACGCAAAGCTTTTGCGGGCGAAGGTGGAAACCGTTGAGGTGACACCGGATCTTTTGATCACCGGCGCGGTTGACCTTTTAAATGAAGTCTCCACATCAAAAGTGACCGGGGAAGAAGACCGTTATTCGCATACCGATCTATATGATTTTGTCGCCAATGTTCAGGGCGCCGAAAAAATTTATGAACTGCTGAGCCCTGCGCTCAAGGAAAAAGACGAGGCCCTCGCCAAGGAAATTGAACAGCGCTTTGACGCCGTTTACGGATTGCTGAACAAGTACAAAAAAGGGGAAGGGTATATTTCCTACACTGAACTAAGCAAAGAACAAGTCAAAGAGTTGAGCCAGGCGATCAATGAATTGGCAGAACCGCTTTCCAAATTGGGGATTGTGCTGGAGGGCTAA
- the efeB gene encoding iron uptake transporter deferrochelatase/peroxidase subunit, which yields MAEPDKQEFTSIMKKQVSRRDVLKAAGIGGVGILLGAAGVGGAFALADVLPDIQKKEKTDAIIPFYGKHQAGITTRPQNHIYFASFDVTAENRKDLIRLFQDWTEAAAAMTEGRPVGDESDNKFLPPHDTGEVLGLSPANLTLTFGVGPTLFTKNGKDRFGLRKKQPAELKELPKFPLDSLEERWTGGDLCVQACADDFQVAFHAVRNLARIARGKAVIRWAQAGFQRTKQAGSKNETPRNLFGFKDGTVNPDVNDPAELNKYLWVQPGDGADWLVDGTFLVVRRIQMFIEVWDRTSLKEQENTIGRYRDSGAYLGQKHEFDPPDFEKKDANGEYYIPITAHVRVARGDGKEKILRRSYSYTDGIDPKTGTFDAGLLFICFQRSISEQFIPIQTRLAQTDHLNEYIVHRGSAVFACFPGAKKGGYIGESLFS from the coding sequence ATGGCTGAACCGGACAAACAAGAATTCACATCCATCATGAAGAAACAGGTATCCAGGCGGGATGTTTTGAAGGCGGCAGGCATCGGGGGAGTCGGGATCTTGCTCGGCGCGGCAGGAGTCGGCGGCGCATTCGCCCTCGCTGACGTGCTGCCGGACATCCAAAAAAAAGAAAAAACCGATGCCATCATCCCCTTTTACGGGAAACATCAGGCCGGCATAACGACCCGCCCCCAGAACCATATTTATTTCGCCTCCTTTGACGTGACGGCTGAAAATCGGAAGGACCTGATTCGGCTTTTTCAAGACTGGACGGAAGCCGCCGCTGCGATGACCGAAGGCAGACCGGTCGGCGATGAATCCGATAATAAATTCCTTCCGCCGCATGATACGGGGGAAGTTTTGGGGCTTTCTCCGGCGAATCTGACGCTGACCTTCGGCGTCGGGCCGACGCTTTTTACAAAAAACGGCAAGGACCGGTTCGGGCTGCGAAAAAAACAGCCGGCCGAACTGAAAGAACTGCCGAAATTCCCGCTTGATTCGCTGGAAGAGCGATGGACCGGCGGAGATCTTTGCGTTCAGGCCTGTGCGGATGATTTTCAAGTCGCCTTTCACGCCGTAAGAAATTTGGCGAGAATCGCCCGCGGCAAAGCCGTAATCCGCTGGGCCCAGGCCGGCTTCCAGCGGACGAAACAGGCGGGTTCAAAAAATGAAACGCCGCGAAATTTATTTGGCTTCAAAGACGGAACCGTGAACCCGGATGTGAACGATCCGGCCGAACTGAACAAATACCTTTGGGTGCAGCCCGGCGACGGGGCCGATTGGCTCGTCGACGGAACATTTTTGGTCGTAAGACGGATTCAAATGTTCATCGAAGTTTGGGACCGGACTTCCTTGAAGGAGCAGGAAAATACGATCGGCAGATACCGGGATTCGGGCGCGTACCTTGGGCAGAAACACGAATTCGATCCGCCGGATTTCGAAAAGAAGGACGCAAACGGCGAATACTATATCCCCATAACCGCCCACGTGCGCGTCGCCCGCGGCGACGGAAAAGAAAAGATTTTGCGCCGTTCCTATTCCTATACGGACGGGATTGATCCAAAAACCGGAACTTTTGATGCCGGGTTACTGTTCATCTGCTTTCAGCGCAGCATATCCGAACAATTCATCCCCATCCAAACACGGCTTGCACAGACGGACCATTTGAACGAATATATCGTCCATCGGGGAAGCGCCGTATTCGCCTGCTTTCCAGGAGCAAAAAAGGGAGGATATATCGGGGAAAGCCTGTTTTCATAA